From the genome of Macrobrachium nipponense isolate FS-2020 chromosome 29, ASM1510439v2, whole genome shotgun sequence, one region includes:
- the LOC135206196 gene encoding uncharacterized protein LOC135206196 isoform X1 → MAGNNEGAAKKSTPRVATWGPLLLRPIPKDNYAVYMMNAIANHEGSKPSVIDAESGEFRTYSYLRENVPRVAGGLRSSGVCPGDVVVFLSPNHIDYQLLLLSVMYCGASFAPVNPDLTSGELSHMIQKSCARWAICHPSKLDNFQKAVGLLPGNTIRKTWILEQRSENSIYNLMDSPPANPVTIENGLDFKKSVALILFSSGTTGFPKGVLLSHENLLLSHAINRYLQALMTPEEAARGKQINERPLLMMPMCHLFGFVISMGVLAPGCTVILLKRFTPNTFFQAIEKHKVTICHLVPHLVNFLSKTPLYDQYDTSSVLGFTSATAPLGKETANAFIKRTGRILGSGYGLTETGGITGNGGALGFKAGSVGRIMPYVRIKVLNVTTGEMLGDNEEGEICINSPGNMVGYANDLKATKGMIDDEGWVHTGDIGYFDKDNFLYITDRMKDLIKVKGFQVSPSELELVLLGHDGVSEVAVIGVPHDRTGEAPRAYVVPAPGAHLDAKQLQEYVRDRVVPYKQMTGGIVFVDSLPRNLTGKLLRKKLKEEFTKTKSKL, encoded by the exons ATGGCTGGAAATAATGAGGGGGCTGCGAAAAAGAGCACGCCAAGGGTGGCAACATGGGGACCTCTTCTACTTCGCCCAATACCCAAGGATAACTACGCAGTGTATATGATGAACGCCATTGCTAATCACGAAGGCAGCAAACCATCTGTG ATAGATGCCGAAAGCGGCGAGTTTAGAACCTACTCATACCTACGCGAGAATGTCCCTCGCGTCGCGGGAGGACTGAGATCTTCCGGAGTCTGTCCAGGGGATGTCGTGGTGTTCTTGAGTCCAAACCACATCGACTACCAGTTGCTGCTGCTCTCAGTGATGTACTGTGGTGCCAGCTTTGCCCCAGTCAACCCTGACTTGACGAGCG GAGAGCTGTCCCACATGATACAGAAGAGCTGTGCTCGGTGGGCCATATGCCACCCGTCGAAGCTGGACAACTTCCAGAAAGCAGTCGGTCTCTTGCCTGGAAACACTATACGAAAGACGTGGATTCTGGAACAACGATCAGAGAACTCCATATACAACCTCATGGACTCTCCCCCAGCTAACCCCGTGACCATC GAGAATGGATTAGATTTCAAGAAGTCTGTGGCATTGATCCTTTTCTCCTCTGGAACCACAGGATTCCCGAAAGGAGTTCTGCTGTCACACGAAAACCTCCTGCTGAGTCACGCCATCAATAG GTATCTACAAGCGCTAATGACACCAGAAGAGGCAGCACGTGGAAAACAGATAAACGAAAGACCTTTGTTAATGATGCCGATGTGTCATCTATTTGGTTTTGTGATCAGTATGGGTGTGCTTGCGCCAGGATGCACAGTTATCCTTCTAAAGAGATTTACACCAAACACTTTCTTCCAAGCAATTGAAAAACATAAG GTCACTATCTGCCATCTAGTCCCCCACTTGGTCAACTTCTTATCAAAGACGCCACTGTATGATCAATATGACACTTCCTCAGTCTTAGGCTTCACCAGCGCCACGGCTCCACTAGGAAAAGAAACTGCTAATGCATTCATAAAAAGG ACTGGACGAATCTTGGGCAGTGGATATGGTCTCACTGAAACAGGCGGCATTACAGGAAATGGAGGAGCCTTAGGGTTCAAAGCTGGATCTGTAGGACGAATTATGCCCTATGTTAGGATCAAG GTGCTAAACGTTACCACTGGTGAGATGCTGGGTGACAACGAGGAGGGAGAGATCTGCATCAACTCCCCTGGAAACATGGTTGGGTATGCTAATGACCTGAAGGCTACAAAGGGAATGATAGATGATGAGGGATGGGTCCACACAGGTGACATTGGTTACTTTGATAAAGATAACTTCCTATACATCACAGACAGGATGAAGGATCTAATCAAAGTTAAAGGATTCCAG GTATCCCCATCAGAGCTGGAACTTGTTCTTCTTGGTCATGATGGTGTAAGTGAAGTGGCCGTAATTGGGGTACCTCATGACAGAACAGGAGAGGCTCCTAGGGCATATGTGGTGCCTGCTCCTGGGGCTCACCTGGATGCTAAACAGCTTCAAGAATATGTCAGAG ACCGTGTTGTTCCATATAAACAGATGACTGGAGGGATCGTCTTTGTGGATTCTCTGCCAAGAAATCTGACGGGAAAACTTCTTCGTAAAAAACTCAAGGAGGAATTTACAAAAACTAAATCAAAGCTTTGA
- the LOC135206196 gene encoding uncharacterized protein LOC135206196 isoform X2 has protein sequence MSSRSLKQISSQVSEIDAESGEFRTYSYLRENVPRVAGGLRSSGVCPGDVVVFLSPNHIDYQLLLLSVMYCGASFAPVNPDLTSGELSHMIQKSCARWAICHPSKLDNFQKAVGLLPGNTIRKTWILEQRSENSIYNLMDSPPANPVTIENGLDFKKSVALILFSSGTTGFPKGVLLSHENLLLSHAINRYLQALMTPEEAARGKQINERPLLMMPMCHLFGFVISMGVLAPGCTVILLKRFTPNTFFQAIEKHKVTICHLVPHLVNFLSKTPLYDQYDTSSVLGFTSATAPLGKETANAFIKRTGRILGSGYGLTETGGITGNGGALGFKAGSVGRIMPYVRIKVLNVTTGEMLGDNEEGEICINSPGNMVGYANDLKATKGMIDDEGWVHTGDIGYFDKDNFLYITDRMKDLIKVKGFQVSPSELELVLLGHDGVSEVAVIGVPHDRTGEAPRAYVVPAPGAHLDAKQLQEYVRDRVVPYKQMTGGIVFVDSLPRNLTGKLLRKKLKEEFTKTKSKL, from the exons ATGAGCTCAAGATCTTTGAAACAGATTTCGTCACAAGTATCAGAG ATAGATGCCGAAAGCGGCGAGTTTAGAACCTACTCATACCTACGCGAGAATGTCCCTCGCGTCGCGGGAGGACTGAGATCTTCCGGAGTCTGTCCAGGGGATGTCGTGGTGTTCTTGAGTCCAAACCACATCGACTACCAGTTGCTGCTGCTCTCAGTGATGTACTGTGGTGCCAGCTTTGCCCCAGTCAACCCTGACTTGACGAGCG GAGAGCTGTCCCACATGATACAGAAGAGCTGTGCTCGGTGGGCCATATGCCACCCGTCGAAGCTGGACAACTTCCAGAAAGCAGTCGGTCTCTTGCCTGGAAACACTATACGAAAGACGTGGATTCTGGAACAACGATCAGAGAACTCCATATACAACCTCATGGACTCTCCCCCAGCTAACCCCGTGACCATC GAGAATGGATTAGATTTCAAGAAGTCTGTGGCATTGATCCTTTTCTCCTCTGGAACCACAGGATTCCCGAAAGGAGTTCTGCTGTCACACGAAAACCTCCTGCTGAGTCACGCCATCAATAG GTATCTACAAGCGCTAATGACACCAGAAGAGGCAGCACGTGGAAAACAGATAAACGAAAGACCTTTGTTAATGATGCCGATGTGTCATCTATTTGGTTTTGTGATCAGTATGGGTGTGCTTGCGCCAGGATGCACAGTTATCCTTCTAAAGAGATTTACACCAAACACTTTCTTCCAAGCAATTGAAAAACATAAG GTCACTATCTGCCATCTAGTCCCCCACTTGGTCAACTTCTTATCAAAGACGCCACTGTATGATCAATATGACACTTCCTCAGTCTTAGGCTTCACCAGCGCCACGGCTCCACTAGGAAAAGAAACTGCTAATGCATTCATAAAAAGG ACTGGACGAATCTTGGGCAGTGGATATGGTCTCACTGAAACAGGCGGCATTACAGGAAATGGAGGAGCCTTAGGGTTCAAAGCTGGATCTGTAGGACGAATTATGCCCTATGTTAGGATCAAG GTGCTAAACGTTACCACTGGTGAGATGCTGGGTGACAACGAGGAGGGAGAGATCTGCATCAACTCCCCTGGAAACATGGTTGGGTATGCTAATGACCTGAAGGCTACAAAGGGAATGATAGATGATGAGGGATGGGTCCACACAGGTGACATTGGTTACTTTGATAAAGATAACTTCCTATACATCACAGACAGGATGAAGGATCTAATCAAAGTTAAAGGATTCCAG GTATCCCCATCAGAGCTGGAACTTGTTCTTCTTGGTCATGATGGTGTAAGTGAAGTGGCCGTAATTGGGGTACCTCATGACAGAACAGGAGAGGCTCCTAGGGCATATGTGGTGCCTGCTCCTGGGGCTCACCTGGATGCTAAACAGCTTCAAGAATATGTCAGAG ACCGTGTTGTTCCATATAAACAGATGACTGGAGGGATCGTCTTTGTGGATTCTCTGCCAAGAAATCTGACGGGAAAACTTCTTCGTAAAAAACTCAAGGAGGAATTTACAAAAACTAAATCAAAGCTTTGA